The region TGCTTTGTTCATTTGGAATTTACAATAGCATTACGCATTACCCTTTGCGCTGGAGTGAAGCTTTTTTCTCTAAAAACAATACGATAAATCAATTCGCTTTAAATCCGGTTTTATATTTCTTTGATAGTTTTGCTTTTAGAAGTGAAGGTGTAGATCTTCAGAAATTTAAAACCTATTACCCTGTAATCGCCAAACATCTAAACTTACCAAAAGACAGCATCAATTTTGAAAAAAAAGTAACCTTTCATACCCCGTACAAAGAAAAACCGAATGTAATTTTTGTGATGTTAGAATCTACAGGAACAGCGACCCTGAGCTACTATGGAAATCCGTTGAATAGTTCGCCTAAAATGGATTCCATTATTAAAGAAAGTTTAAGTTTTTCTAAATTTTATGTACATAAAGCAGGGACAGCAGGCAGCGTTTTTGCAAGTATTACGGGTTTGCCAGATATCGAAGATGTAAAAACAGCTTCAAGAAACCCTATGATAATAGATCAACGAATTATTTTTGATCAATTTAAAGGATATGAAAAACTTTATTTTTTGGGAGGCTCTGCGAATTGGGCAAATATTAGAGGTGTTTTTCAATCGAATATAAAGGATCTAAAAATATATGAGGAAGGAAGTTTTGAAGAAGAAAACAGAGCCGATGTTTGGGGAATTGATGACTACGACTTATTTAAAGAATCTGACAAGGAACTGCAAAAATTGCATAAAAAAGGAAAACCTTTTGTTGCTTACATTCAAACAGCAACCAATCATATGCCTTTTACAGTGCCCGATCATAAGGAAAGTTTTACACCTATTTTAGAAAATAAAATTGATGAAGAAACACTTCTAAAAGGTGGATTTAGATCTTTAGGACAATTAAACGGAATTCGTTATTTAGACTTTAATGTTGCTCGCTTTTTAGAGAGAGCAAAAGAAGCGGGTTATTATGAAAATTCTATTTTTGTTTTTTTTGGAGATCATCGAGGAGGTATGAAGAAACTAGATTTCTTAAAAAACAATGAAGATGATTTAGGCATACAAAGACATCATGTTCCGTTTTTCATTCATGCGCCAAAATATGTAAAACCACAAGAAGTAAATACATACGCTAAATTAGTCGATATTTTTCCTACTGCGACAAGTTTAGCAAAAATAGATTATACAAATTATACGCTAGGAAGAGATTTACTTGACAGTACAACTACGAATACTGCTGCTTTTTTATACATTACAAGAAAAGGGGAAAAAGCTGTTGGCCTCATTAAGGATCAATTTTATTATGAAAAAACAAACATCTCTAAAAAAGCAAGTTTGTTTAGTTTACAAACAAATAACATCAAAGACATAAAGCTAGAGAAACCAATGATTGCCCAACACATGGATAGTCTTTTATCAGCTTATTATCATGCTACAAAATATTTATATTTCAATAATAAGAAAATAGCTACACCTGTTGAAGATTTAAAATAATACGAACTCTATAAACATCATAATTATAGAATCCTGAATTTGATTATAGTGATAGGTTCTATTTTTGATATCCTTCCTAAAAATAAAAAATACTTTTTAGCTTGCAATTATTTTAAACAATCGCTAGAATTAATGAATAGTTTCATTAAAATTTGTGTCTAGCTTTTTATCGATCCAATTTAAAATATAGGACAATGTTTTTTTATTTGCTAAAACTAACATTTGAAAGCACATAAATTTTTTAGATTTATCAATATCGAACCAAAATAATTTAAAAACAATCTTTACATAGTTATAAGATTGATAATAACCTAAATTAAAATTATTCTTTAAAATAAAAGTGTTCTTTTTAATTTCTAAATGATTCGATAATGATGTAATAAGAAACTGTGTATAATTCCTAAATCTAAATTTGATATTATTCTCTAATGATTTAGGATTCGACTTGAAATACGCTTCAATAGTAGATTTTCTCATAGCAACTGGCGTATGATCTATTCTTACATATTTTTTAAAACCCAATAATTTAGCCGTATTTTGCTGCCACAACTTATAACCATTTTTTTTAGGATCTATTTTTTTAAAAAAAGATTTTATTTTTAAAGCGAATTTTCTAATCGTTTTATCCTCATAAAAAGAACTCCATCTTCCTCTAATTATGGGATAATTATCCATAAAAAAATCTTCAATTTCTAGTTCTTTCATCAAAAAAAAATCATCATTCAAATACAAAAAATGTTCATTTAAATTTGGAATCTTATAAATCAGCGTTTCAATGCTCAGTGAATTAAACGTAGGTAAATAATGCTCATATCCTTTAAAAATAATGTTATGATCGATAATCATTAAATTAACCTCAGATTTTTTAGCAACTTTTTGAAGTTTATCAAAGTTTTTTGGTCGTTGATTATCTGTAACTAAATAAATATTTTTTATAAACTTTGCATTTTTAAGGATGGATGTTATTGTAATTTCAATTTCATTTATAGCATGATATGCATTAATGGTTTTGTTATCATTCCAATCTATTTTTTTTTCTAAATAGGTATTTATATTATTTTGCCAAATAACATCTGTACTATCTACCCAGGTAATAACGGCATCAACAGGAAAATTTTCTTTATTGTACATTACTACTATTTTTAAAATTAAACAACCATCGATAAGTATTTCCAAGATTGAAAAATTCAGTGCTCATTATAATATCAATTATCCATTAAAATTACTGTAATTTGAAAAATAGCAGGTATAAAAACCTAAGAACCCGCTATGCTTATTGTTTTGGCCCCTATAAAACGATTTATCTTTAATATCCCTTTAGCAATCGTTTTTATTTGATACTTTAATAATCTATAATATGAGCAAGTTTTATGCATACTATTAAAACACAAATATACATTTAATCTTAATTTTGGAATTAGTGTTGTCCGATTAAAATTAGCTAAAGTGTTTTAAAGTATGGATAGTATTTATTTTGAAGAGCCTTTAAAGTAGTATACCTTGCTTTTAAAACCGTTTTAGAATTTATGATGTATCGAAAAATTTAAAATCATAATACTATTGTTTTTCAGTTAGTTACATTTAAGTCTTTGTTCTTGATTCTAACAACGAAAGCGGTCTTTTTATCTTTTATCGGATAACAATGTTTTAGACTAAAAAAAGAAAAAAAAGAAATCCTATGATAGTAGCTATAATTTTTTTGATTAAATTATGAATAACACCCATTTTTAAGTGTGCGTTTTTTAAAACTAAATTGACATATTTTTTGATTCATTGAAATTAAAAAACAAGCAATATAACTATCATGCTTTCACTTTTTTTTTTGATAAAACGCAACTAAACAAAAACAATTTATTAGAAGATTTAAGGATTAAAAGAATAGAAGGTGGATTCTTTAGAGATCATGGTGTCCAGACATAAAAAAAGGGCGTTATTCCTTGTTGTTTTTTATGCTTTTGTATTTGTCAACGCTATTTAAAAACGACTTACTTTGCTCTCATCTGAAGTTATGTCTACCATTTAACATTTGAAATTACTGTATTCATCTATATTTAAAATCATAGAAATAGCTGAATAAAATACGGGCGTTTGTAGCATCTTCTGCTTCCTAAGCACTTAATTCAAATTTAAAGTAATCACAATTTTAAAAAAGAAAGTCATTTTAATTTAGCAAATCCAAAGCATTTCTTTTTTTATCGTGTTGATTCTAGCTGTGATAGTAATTTTTAAATTGGAAATCTAAAAAGAGTATTAATTTGTTCAAAAAATACTCTTTTATTTCTCTTTCCAGTACATTGCGAATTCAATTCTCTACAGCTGTGCATGCCACTTAATATTTGAAATTATTGATATAATTATATGAATCTCATGCTCAAATAAAATAATAATCATCTAAATATCAGCATAGTAAAATTGGTTCATTCTAAAAACAGCTATTAATATGTAGCTTTACTTTGCAACGGTCTTAATATCTTTAGTTAAAGTAATCGTTGATGGTACAGTACAATCGGCTACTGATAAATTTTGCACTGCAGTTACACGAAGAACATACGTTCCTGGTATGGAAACCTCTATGCTATTTTCTGTTGTATTTTTAGGAGATAATGAAGTATTTGGTCCAAAAATAACCTTGCCTGGCCCAGAAACTTTTGACCATGTAAATACTGCCCCTGTCGTAAAAGGAATATGACCAGATATCGAAGAAACTACCGTATAAGGCTGGTTATTAAAACAAACCGCGTTACTTGACCCAATAGTAGAAGAAATACATTCATTTAAAGAGGGTGTACCTCCATTTGCAATAACCTTACTAAAATCAGAACATACGCCTGTATCATTTGGTGTCTTTGCAGTTGCATACTGCTTTGAACCTATATATAATCCTACGGCTTGATTAAGAGGTCCAGACAAAGCTGCCCCATCATCACCGTGCATCGTAACTGTATTTTCAATATATATTTGAGTTCCTGTTGATATTTTTAAAAAGTAATTCCCTGAAAAATTTATTTTCCCACTAGCAACGCCTTTATCTCCATCGGCATCAAATAGAAATATTTTAAGTAAAGTAGGCGGAAATGTATAGTCTAGTCCTAGTTCAATAGTACCATTGTTTAATACATGAATTTCTGTAAAACTAGCTGGAAATTCCGAAGCAGTATTTAAATGAAGTGTTGCACCACTTGGTATACTCAAGATTCCTGACGGATTATTTGCATCTTTAGAACAAACCGTTGTTAGATCATTAATAGTTGTAATTCCTGCGGGAAGAATGCATTGTGCGGTGGTAGTTGTTATACTCGCTAACAGAAAAATAATAGCAAGTATAGCGTGTTTTATTTGAAGTTTCTTTTTTAATTTGAGATGAATAGCATAAGTTTTCATAAGTTTAAAGTTTAATTGATTAATTTTATATCCATATTATTGAATTGTGTTTCTCATACCTTATATCATTTGAAATTACTTTCAAAAAAATGAGCCTTTCTCTTTCTATTTCATCTAAAAAAGAAACCTTAATGAAGATTATGCTTTATTTTTTTACTTTTAGATAAAGAAAAAAATCATTTTCTTTTACTGCAACTTCAACCAATAACCAGTATTATTTAAATTTGGTTTCATTTGGCAGAATTCTCTGCTTGTATTATTTCGAAGATAAAATTATGGTAATGTAAATTAGTGAGAAATGACCTATATCAGTTTTGGAAGTTTCGCTTATAAAACTCGCTTTAAAACAACATAATTAAATTTTTAAATAACTGAATATCAGTATAAAATTTTATAACTAGTATTTTTGAAACAATGCAAATACCATATATAGGATTTAGTAGATTCTAGAAAAATATCTCTAAAAATGAAGAAGAATTATTCACTTCAATTAAGACTGATTGAACATTTATTTTAAATGAGGAATTTAATTTAAACGCTGTCTAGTTCTTTCTTCGATATCTATTTAGATTTAAATACTATGTAAATAATAAGAAAAAGAATAGGCTATCCGCAACAAATTTCTGTCTTTATTTTAGCTTTTCTATACAGAAATAAAACATTCTAGTTGTAAATGTTTTTAATAGAATTTATACTCAATATTCATCTAGCTTTAAATTTTATTTGGGTAATTTAAGGACCTAGAACTTAACCAAGTTCTGTTTATTAAGGAACTAATGTAGTATTTTATAGTGTTAAAGCACAAGTACACGTTTAATCTTAATTTTGGAATAAAGAAGAAAAGAACTCCAATGGATCCAGCTATAATTTTTCCGATTAAGTTATTGATAATCAGTAAAAAATGTAAAATAAAATGTTTTATTCCTGTATAATTATGGCGAATATATACATGTTTAGAAATTAGTACTTCCGTTTTTGTTATGGAGGCCGTTTTAATATTAATTCTTGAGGATCCTCCATGGTTATGAATAATTTCTGTATTTGTTAATAAAGCGACTATGCCACCTACATCAGAAACCTTTTTAGATAAGTTTACATCCTCGTAATACATCCAAAAATCTTCATCCCAGCCATTTATTTTATCAAACCATTCTCTGCCTATAAAAACAATTGCTCCTGATACCCAATCCGGATAAAGAACATTGTTTTTTTGAAGTACTCTTGCGCTTAATTTCTTTTTATTGAGCGCTCTAAAAAGACCAAAAAGTGTATTTAAATCTAAGAAAAAACGAATGTTTTTCTCATAAAATCCATTTGTATTCAACTGGTTACAAGACACAACACCTATGTTTTTATTTTCTTTTAAAAAAGAATACATTTTTAAAATGGGTTCTTCAGAAATAATGGTGTCTGGATTTAAAAAAAGGAAATAATTCCCTTTTGCGCTTTTTGCTCCTAAATTGCAACCATTTGCAAAACCATTATTTCCTGTATTTTCAATGAAAATAAATTGTGGAAATTTCTTTTTAAAGACTTCAAATAAATGATCATGAGAACAATTATCAACAATTATAACCTCTAAAAAAAACTCATTCGAAATAATTTTATTGATAGAATTTAAACAATTCTCTAGGTGTTTCCAGCTTTTGTAATTAACAATTACGATAGAAATATCGATATTTACTTTACCAATACTCATTCTTTACTATCTTTATTCAACAACCAAAGCTTTATATACCTTGTATAAACTCCATATGCTTGCGTTTTGGCAAAAACATATCCTGGAAATCCGTCTAAAAAGCCCAACCTAATAAAATAATGAATTACAAATCTTGCCGGTGGTTTTATTAAAATATGAAATAAATTTACTTTTTTTCCTTCCTCAAAATATTGTTTACCTCTTAAAGCCCCGTAATGATTCATTTTAGAAATATAATGATCATAGCTTTTATAAGAATAGTGTTCTATTTTATTTTTAAAAAAACCGATTTTACCAGAAGTAACAATTTTTTCATGCACAACTCCTTTATACTTGCACTCTTTTTTTAAAAATAAACGAACTACTTTGTCTCTTTGACATCCGCCATAATTAATGTTTTTACCCGCAAAATAAAAAGATCTTCTTACATTAAAACCAACAAAACCATCTGGATTTTGAACTGCCTCTAAAATTTCTTTCTCTACTTCTGCTGTTACCCTTTCATCGGCATCTAAAATATAAATCCAAGGGTATTTTGCCTCTTGAATAGCAAAGTTTTTCTGCGAAGAAAAATCATCAAACTTACGTTTGATGATTTTTACGTTGCATTTTTCTGCTATTTCTAACGTTTTATCGGTACTTAAAGAATCTATCACAATTATTTCATCCGCAAAACTTACAGATTGAATTGCTGCTGCAATATGAATTTCTTCATTTAGCGTTGGTATAATTGCAGTAATTTTAGTCATAGCTTTTTTAACTCTTAAACAGCAACGTCATACTCACGCAATGCATCATTTAAAGACGTTTTTTTGTTGGTACTTTCTTTTCTTCTTCCAATAATTAAGGCACAAGGAACATTGTATTCGCCAGCTGCAAATTTCTTTGTATAACTGCCAGGAATTACTACAGATCTTGCCGGCACTCTCCCTTTCATTTCTATAGGTTCATCTCCAGTAACATCTATAATCTTCGTACTCATGGTTAACACAACATTTGCGCCCAAAACGGCTTCTTTTTCTACTCTTACACCTTCTACAACTATACATCTAGAACCTATAAAAGCGCCATCTTCTATAATTACTGGAGCAGCTTGTAGTGGTTCTAAAACACCTCCAATACCTACTCCCCCAGATAAATGAACGTTTTTACCAATTTGCGCACAAGATCCCACCGTTGCCCATGTATCCACCATCGTTCCTTCATCTACATACGCCCCAATATTTACATAACTAGGCATTAAAATAGTTCCTGCAGCAATATAAGCTCCATGTCTTGCCACTGCATTTGGCACTACTCTAATGCCTCTTTCTGCATAGTTTCTTTTTAGTGGAATTTTGTCATGATATTCAAAAATCCCAGCTTCTAAAGTTTCCATTTTTTGAATCGGAAAGTACAAAACAACGGCTTTTTTTATCCATTCATTTACTTGCCATCCGCCCGCTATAGGTTCTGCAACTCTTAGCGCTCCTTTGTCTAATAAATCAACTACTTCTCTAATGGTATTTATGGTAGTTTCTTCTTTTAATAAGTCACGATTTTCCCAAGCGGACTCTATAATTTCTCTGATATCTTTCATTTTAAAATTTACTTTTAGCAAATATAAATTTATCTGTAAAACCTATGGCGAATATACATTTTTTAAACAAATTACCCTTCCTTGTTTAAATTACAAAATAGCTTTTTTACCAAAAGCTGATTTTATTCATATTAATACTTATTAGTAACATTTAAACTTTATTTTTGCAAAAAAAGTATACAACTTGGGAAGAATTTTAGCCATCGATTTTGGAAAAAAAAGAACAGGAATTGCAGTTACAGACCCATTACAAATTATTGCTTCTGGCTTAACAACCGTAAATACAGATGACTTAATACCATTTTTAAAAGGCTACATTGCTAAAGAGCGTGTGGAACTTTTTTTAGTAGGCAAGCCGAAACAAATGGATAATTCAGATAGCGAAAGTGAGGCGCTGATTGTTCCTTTTTTAAAAAAATTATCCAAAGAAATACCACAAATTCCCGTGTTAAGAATAGATGAGCGTTTTACTTCTAAAATGGCTTTTCAATCGATGATTGATGGTGGATTGAAAAAAAATCAACGAAGAAATAAAGCTTTGGTTGATGAAATTAGTGCCACCATCATTTTACAGTCGTATTTATACAGCAAATAGTTTTGTTCAAGTTACAAACTTTGTACTTTTGCACTCAATAAAAAAAATAAAATGATTTTACCTATTGTAGCTTATGGAGATCCTGTTTTAAGAAAAGAAAGCAAGGAGATTGATGCAGATTATCCTAATTTAAAAGAGCTCATTGCCAACATGAAAGAAACCATGTACAATGCTTCTGGTGTTGGTTTGGCGGCTCCTCAAATCGGAAAAGCAATACGTTTGTTTATTATTGACGCTTCTCCTTTTGCAGAAGATGAAGATTTAGATGATGATGACAGAGCGATTTTAAAAACATTTAATAAAGTTTTTATCAATGCACAAATTCTAAAAGAAGAAGGTGAAGAATGGGCTTTTAATGAAGGCTGTTTAAGCATTCCTGATGTTCGTCAAGACGTATATCGTCAACCCAAAGTTACTTTTGAATATCAAGATGAAGATTTTAATACACATACAGAAGTTTTAGAGGGTTTAGCAGCGCGAGTTTTTCAGCATGAATACGATCATATTGAAGGAATTTTATTTACGGATAAGCTTTCATCTCTCAAAAAAAGATTGATAAAAAAGAAACTAGAAAACATTTCAAAAGGAAAAATAAATGCAGACTATAGAATGCGTTTTCCGAATTTAAAAAAAGGTAAATAACAAAAAAATAATGTCTGTTTGAATAAGGCTATTACAGGTAGTTTTCGAGACCGTAAAAACGCTACAATGTTCGAGGAGACCAACAATATAGAAACACATATGGAATTTAGTAAAATTATTTCGGTTACCGGTAAACCGGGTTTATTTCAAGTAATATCTCAGTCTAAAAATGCAATTATTGTAGAATCTTTAGCAGATCAAAAAAGAATGGCCATCAACTCTACTCAAAATGTGAGTTTATTAGAAAATATTGCGATTTACACGT is a window of Polaribacter litorisediminis DNA encoding:
- a CDS encoding LTA synthase family protein, with the protein product MIQKIPNYIKFIFTNVFFLFIFVVLFRGVFYLYFAQLDTNSSLASPEIQKAILLGIRFDLKLAIITFFPLAIFVLITNYRFFERVIFKRIATIYLIISYLILTLFYLFDFGYYEYLSIRIDASSLRFLDNFKISTQVLMESYPIYKGILALVILCFVIYKYTGFVYNFFSKTHQKITNKLKAVVFIVMILLCSFGIYNSITHYPLRWSEAFFSKNNTINQFALNPVLYFFDSFAFRSEGVDLQKFKTYYPVIAKHLNLPKDSINFEKKVTFHTPYKEKPNVIFVMLESTGTATLSYYGNPLNSSPKMDSIIKESLSFSKFYVHKAGTAGSVFASITGLPDIEDVKTASRNPMIIDQRIIFDQFKGYEKLYFLGGSANWANIRGVFQSNIKDLKIYEEGSFEEENRADVWGIDDYDLFKESDKELQKLHKKGKPFVAYIQTATNHMPFTVPDHKESFTPILENKIDEETLLKGGFRSLGQLNGIRYLDFNVARFLERAKEAGYYENSIFVFFGDHRGGMKKLDFLKNNEDDLGIQRHHVPFFIHAPKYVKPQEVNTYAKLVDIFPTATSLAKIDYTNYTLGRDLLDSTTTNTAAFLYITRKGEKAVGLIKDQFYYEKTNISKKASLFSLQTNNIKDIKLEKPMIAQHMDSLLSAYYHATKYLYFNNKKIATPVEDLK
- a CDS encoding Stealth CR1 domain-containing protein, producing the protein MYNKENFPVDAVITWVDSTDVIWQNNINTYLEKKIDWNDNKTINAYHAINEIEITITSILKNAKFIKNIYLVTDNQRPKNFDKLQKVAKKSEVNLMIIDHNIIFKGYEHYLPTFNSLSIETLIYKIPNLNEHFLYLNDDFFLMKELEIEDFFMDNYPIIRGRWSSFYEDKTIRKFALKIKSFFKKIDPKKNGYKLWQQNTAKLLGFKKYVRIDHTPVAMRKSTIEAYFKSNPKSLENNIKFRFRNYTQFLITSLSNHLEIKKNTFILKNNFNLGYYQSYNYVKIVFKLFWFDIDKSKKFMCFQMLVLANKKTLSYILNWIDKKLDTNFNETIH
- a CDS encoding glycosyltransferase family 2 protein — encoded protein: MSIGKVNIDISIVIVNYKSWKHLENCLNSINKIISNEFFLEVIIVDNCSHDHLFEVFKKKFPQFIFIENTGNNGFANGCNLGAKSAKGNYFLFLNPDTIISEEPILKMYSFLKENKNIGVVSCNQLNTNGFYEKNIRFFLDLNTLFGLFRALNKKKLSARVLQKNNVLYPDWVSGAIVFIGREWFDKINGWDEDFWMYYEDVNLSKKVSDVGGIVALLTNTEIIHNHGGSSRINIKTASITKTEVLISKHVYIRHNYTGIKHFILHFLLIINNLIGKIIAGSIGVLFFFIPKLRLNVYLCFNTIKYYISSLINRTWLSSRSLNYPNKI
- a CDS encoding glycosyltransferase family 2 protein, with the protein product MTKITAIIPTLNEEIHIAAAIQSVSFADEIIVIDSLSTDKTLEIAEKCNVKIIKRKFDDFSSQKNFAIQEAKYPWIYILDADERVTAEVEKEILEAVQNPDGFVGFNVRRSFYFAGKNINYGGCQRDKVVRLFLKKECKYKGVVHEKIVTSGKIGFFKNKIEHYSYKSYDHYISKMNHYGALRGKQYFEEGKKVNLFHILIKPPARFVIHYFIRLGFLDGFPGYVFAKTQAYGVYTRYIKLWLLNKDSKE
- a CDS encoding 2,3,4,5-tetrahydropyridine-2,6-dicarboxylate N-succinyltransferase produces the protein MKDIREIIESAWENRDLLKEETTINTIREVVDLLDKGALRVAEPIAGGWQVNEWIKKAVVLYFPIQKMETLEAGIFEYHDKIPLKRNYAERGIRVVPNAVARHGAYIAAGTILMPSYVNIGAYVDEGTMVDTWATVGSCAQIGKNVHLSGGVGIGGVLEPLQAAPVIIEDGAFIGSRCIVVEGVRVEKEAVLGANVVLTMSTKIIDVTGDEPIEMKGRVPARSVVIPGSYTKKFAAGEYNVPCALIIGRRKESTNKKTSLNDALREYDVAV
- the ruvX gene encoding Holliday junction resolvase RuvX, with the protein product MGRILAIDFGKKRTGIAVTDPLQIIASGLTTVNTDDLIPFLKGYIAKERVELFLVGKPKQMDNSDSESEALIVPFLKKLSKEIPQIPVLRIDERFTSKMAFQSMIDGGLKKNQRRNKALVDEISATIILQSYLYSK
- the def gene encoding peptide deformylase, whose amino-acid sequence is MILPIVAYGDPVLRKESKEIDADYPNLKELIANMKETMYNASGVGLAAPQIGKAIRLFIIDASPFAEDEDLDDDDRAILKTFNKVFINAQILKEEGEEWAFNEGCLSIPDVRQDVYRQPKVTFEYQDEDFNTHTEVLEGLAARVFQHEYDHIEGILFTDKLSSLKKRLIKKKLENISKGKINADYRMRFPNLKKGK